CATCCGTCTGCGCTTCGAGAACGAGCGGCTGATCGGGGATTTGCGTCGGGCCACCGCCGAAGCCGAAAGCGCCAACCGCGCCAAGTCGGACTTCCTGGCGGTGATGAGCCACGAGTTGCGCACCCCCATCGCCTCCATCCTGGGCTTCGTGCAGTTGGCCGTCATGGCCCCGACCCTGGCCCGCGCCAGGACGATGCTGCCCAAGGTGGGGCGGGCAGCCCGTCACCTGTTGGCCATCGTCGACGACATCCTGGACATCTCGCGCATCGAGGCGGGCAAATACGCCCTCGACCTCGCCCCCTTCGACCTGGACGAAGTTCTGGGCCATGTGGCGGATCTGACCCGCCCGCTGGCCGAGGACAAGGGAGTGGCGCTGTCCATCCAGCGGGCCGAGGGCTCGCCCGTCCATCTGGTGGGGGACGCCCTGCGGCTGGGGCAGATTCTCATCAATCTGGTGGGTAACGCCGTCAAGTTCACCAACCGGGGCACCATCCGCGTCAATATCCGCACCCTGCCCATCGACGACATCAGCCTGCTGCTGGAATGCGAGGTGGCGGATTCGGGGATCGGCATCCCCGCCGATCGGCTAGAAGCCATCTTCGAGCCCTTCACCCAGGGTAACGGCTCCACCACGCGGCGTTACGGCGGCACCGGGCTGGGGCTGTCGGTGTGCCGCACCCTGGTTGAAATGATGGGCGGCGAGATCACCGTGGAATCAAGGCCGGGCCAGGGCAGCGTCTTCCGCTTCTCGGCCCTGCTGGGCCTTGCCCCCGCCATGGCGGCCCTGGCGGAAACCGAAAGCGCCGAGGCCGTCCAGTCCCCGGATTTCAAGGCTCTGGCCGGGCGCCGCGTGCTGCTGGCCGAGGACAATCCGCAACTGGCCGAAATCTATTCCGAATTCCTCGGCATGAACGGCATCGAGGTCATCCGCGTGGACAACGGCACCCAGGTGGTGCCCCGGGCGCTGGACCCGGCTCAGCGGCCCGACCTGATCCTGATGGACATGGAAATGCCCCAGATGAGCGGCCTGGACGCCACGCGGGCCATCCGCGCCCATTTGAGCCGCGACGAGTTGCCCATCATCGGCCTGACCGCCCACGGCTTCGCCTCGGCCCGCGAGTTGTGCATCGCCGCCGGCATGAACGACCAACTGGTCAAGCCGGTGGATTTTCAGCTGCTGACCCGCTCCATCATCCGCACCCTGGGCGCGCCTCCAGCGGATGCCCATGGTTGAGGGGACCGTGGCCGCTCCCTAAGCCGGGCGCCGTCTCGATGGCGCGCACCAGATAGGCCCTCGCCCGCTCCACCGCCTGGCCCAAGTCCATGCCCTGGGCCAGCCCGGCGGCGATGGCGGACGCCAGGGTGCAGCCGGTGCCGTGGGTCGAGCGGGTGGCGATACGCCGCCCCACATAACGGCGGAGGCCACCGCCGGCCTCGGCCAGCACGTCCACCAGATCATCCCCCTCCAGATGCCCGCCCTTGAGCAGCACCGCCCGGGGCCCCAGGGCCAGCAGATCGAGGGCGGCCCGCTCCATGTCGGCCACGCCTCCGATGGAACGGCCCAGCAGAACCTCGGCCTCGGGAATGTTGGGGGTCAGCAGACGGGCACGCGGCACCAGCCGCTTGATCAGCGCCCCGGCGGCGCTGCCCTCCAGCAAGGCGGCACCACCCTTGGCGACCATCACCGGATCGAGCACCAGCGGCACAAGGGGGGCCAGCGCCGCCAGGGCATCAGCCACCGCCCCGACGATGGCGGCCGAGGCCAGCATGCCGGTCTTGATGCAATCGGCGCCGATATCGCTTAGCACCGCCTCCATCTGTGCCCGCACGAAATCGGGCGGCACCTCGTGGATACCGGTCACCCCATGGGTGTTCTGGGCGGTCAGTGCCGTCACCGCCGTGGCGGCGAAGCCCCCCAGGCAGGTCACAGCCTTGATGTCGGCCTGGATGCCGGCGCCACCGCCCGAATCCGACCCGGCGACGATCAGAACCCTTCCTCGCATGGCGGCACTCCATTTCAACCGAGAGATTTAATGCTTTTGACACATTTTTAATGGGGGCATCCATACACTGCATCTGGGTGACATTTTGTAGCCACAGGCAAAATCGGGTGTTCACCCTCTTGTGCGGCGCAATATGGGTGCGTATATTCGCCTATACGAAAGCATCGTTACACATCCCACGAGGCACGTCATGCAGTACAGATGGGAAGAAATCGATCAGCTTGCCGAGATTCTCGAGGCGGAAGTCGCCGGCCATCCGGTGGACACCGACCGCGCCCGTGAATTGGCCGAACGCCTGACCCGGCTGTGCCCGGACATCGCCAAGACCATGAGCCGGGTGGTGGAACGCTTCGGCTCCGAAGCCGCGACGGCCGCGGCCTAGGACCTACGGATCGGCAAGGGGGCAGAAGCCCCCTTTTCTGTATCCTCAGCCCGCCGCCTGGCGGATGGTTTCCACGATGCCGTCGACGGTGGCCTCGACCAGGGCCTCGTCCTCACCCTCGGCCATCACCCGGATCAACGGCTCGGTCCCCGACTTGCGGATCAGCAGACGGCCCTTGCCGTCCAATCTGGCCTCGGCCTCCCTGATGACCGCGGCGACCGCCGGGGCGGCCAGCACATCGGCCACCGAGCCCTTGGCGACCCGCACATTCTTCAGCACCTGGGGCAGCGGCATGAACAGGCGCAGCATCTCGCTGGCCGGCTTGCCCGACTGGACCAGCGCCGCCAGCACCTGCAGCCCCGCCACCAGACCGTCGCCGGTGGTGGAATGGTCGGACAGGATAATATGGCCCGACTGTTCGCCGCCGACGTTGAAGCCTTCGCGGCGCATGTGCTCCAGCACGTAGCGATCGCCCACCGCCGTGCGGATGGTCTTCAGTCCCCGCTGGCTCAGGAAGCGCTCCAGCCCCAGATTGGACATCACCGTGGCGACGATGCCGCCGCCCCTCAGTTGGCCCGAGCGGTGCCACAGATCGCCGATCAGCGCCATCAGCTGGTCGCCGTCGATCATATGGCCCTGCTCGTCGCACAGCACCACCCGGTCGGCGTCACCGTCCAGCGCGATGCCCAGATGGGCGCCATGGGCCACCACCTGCTCGCGCATGGTCTCGGTGTGCAGCGAGCCGCAGCCCTTGTTGATGTTGAAGCCGTCGGGATTGACCGCCACCGGGATCACCTCGGCGCCCAATTCCCACAGCACGGTGGGAGCCACCTTGTAGGCGGCGCCGTTGGCGCAATCGACCACGATCTTCAGGCCGTCCAGCCGCAGGCCGCGCGGGAAGGTATACTTGGCGTATTCGATGTAGCGGCCCACCGCGTCGTCCAGACGCTTGGCGCGGCCCAGATGATCGGACCCGACGCGACAGGATTCCAGGCCATTGAACATGGAGGCCTCGATGGTCAGCTCGTCCTCGTCGGAGAGCTTGAAGCCGTCGGGGCCGAACAGCTTGATACCGTTGTCCTGATAGGGATTGTGCGACGCCGAGATCATCACCCCCAGATCGGCGCGCATGGACCGCGTCAGCATGGCCACGGCCGGAGTGGGCAGCGGCCCCAGCAGCACCACGTCCATGCCCACCGAAATGAAACCCGCCGTCAGCGCCGGTTCCAGCAGATAGCCCGACAGGCGGGTATCCTTGCCGATCACCACCACATGGCGGTGGTCGCCGCGGGTAAAGTGCTTTCCCGCCGCCATACCCAGCTTCATGGCCGTCTCGGCGGTCATGGGGTCGGTATTGGCGGTGCCCCTGATCCCGTCGGTGCCGAACAGCTTGCGCGTCATCCCGTTGCCTATCCCTTTGCCCGAAAGAGGGATTGGATAGCAGGACGACGCGGGAAGGGGAAGGGGAAAGGGGGATGGGGTCCCCTCTCCCCTTGATGCTCCTTTGTATGAAGCGTCAAAGGAGTTCGGACCGTCAGGCTCCGGGCTTGGCCAGTTGGAGAACGCCGCCCGTCGCGGCCTCGATGGCGCCCCAAAGGACGCCGACGATGGCGTTCCAGGCCTTTTCGATCTGGATGCGGATCAATCCCACAAGAGTCCTCAGGAAGCTGGTGGCCATATCCTCCAGCCCATCCAGGAAATGCGGCAGATCGGAATCGTCGATCAGCTTCGACGCGTAGTAGGTGCCGATCATGGACGCCTGCTTGGCCATGGCCCGCAACTTGGCCTCGGCATAGCCCCCCATTTTGGTGATGTCGCCCGATACCGCCGCGTTGGCGGCCGCGATCACATCGGAGAAAATCTTACCCGGATCAATGGTACTCATCGCAGCCTCCTACCGTTTCAGCGCCATTTCATAGGTCAAGGCGTCGATCATGAATGCCTCCACCACTCCCTGGGTCAGGGTCACTTTGGCGCGGGTCAATTTGCCGGCTTTGTCCTCGTCCCTCAGATACGTGATCTGCTTCAAGGTATCTTCCATCGCACCGATGCTGGGCGCCGCGGAGTTCTTTGCGATTTCCGCCACCCTCTTGTCCACCTGACTGCCGCCAAGCCAATCGAGAAGGATTGGCTGCGGCATCGGCCGAGCCTTCAGCCCGGTGACCAACGCCATCACTTGGCCGGCACCATCGTCGTAGAAGCCCTTTCGCGAGTCGTAGGTCGCCGCGTCATTGAACGAGACAAAATATATGGACAGCTTTTCATTGATCGCGTTGAGCTTCCCGACGACACCCTCGTCGTAGTCTGGCGCCAACCTGACCGCGCAGGCGGACAGCATAAAGGACACCACAATCATAACAAGAATTATAGGCGCAGGCCGCGCCACTTTCCGATCTTGTTGCATGACTCCCTCCTCAGCTCAGGGTCTGGGCGATACCAAGATCAAAAACCGAATTTTTGCTGATGTGCGCCCATCACGCACCACGTCACCCTAGCGAATCAAAGAATGATTTTCCACGTTTTTATTCTCTCATCAGAAGCGCAAAATACTATAACTACTATCAAAAATCATAATTGATCACGAACAGTAACAATCAAGAGAATTGATACACTCTCATACACAGCCGCGACAAAGCCGACATACGGGCGTTACCGCCCGGGCCTAGCCTGCGCCGGTCAGTTATGGACCGAGAGGGAATGATGAAGTGTCTCGACAGCGCGCTGCGCC
The window above is part of the Magnetospirillum sp. 15-1 genome. Proteins encoded here:
- the glmM gene encoding phosphoglucosamine mutase — translated: MTRKLFGTDGIRGTANTDPMTAETAMKLGMAAGKHFTRGDHRHVVVIGKDTRLSGYLLEPALTAGFISVGMDVVLLGPLPTPAVAMLTRSMRADLGVMISASHNPYQDNGIKLFGPDGFKLSDEDELTIEASMFNGLESCRVGSDHLGRAKRLDDAVGRYIEYAKYTFPRGLRLDGLKIVVDCANGAAYKVAPTVLWELGAEVIPVAVNPDGFNINKGCGSLHTETMREQVVAHGAHLGIALDGDADRVVLCDEQGHMIDGDQLMALIGDLWHRSGQLRGGGIVATVMSNLGLERFLSQRGLKTIRTAVGDRYVLEHMRREGFNVGGEQSGHIILSDHSTTGDGLVAGLQVLAALVQSGKPASEMLRLFMPLPQVLKNVRVAKGSVADVLAAPAVAAVIREAEARLDGKGRLLIRKSGTEPLIRVMAEGEDEALVEATVDGIVETIRQAAG
- the thiD gene encoding bifunctional hydroxymethylpyrimidine kinase/phosphomethylpyrimidine kinase, producing MRGRVLIVAGSDSGGGAGIQADIKAVTCLGGFAATAVTALTAQNTHGVTGIHEVPPDFVRAQMEAVLSDIGADCIKTGMLASAAIVGAVADALAALAPLVPLVLDPVMVAKGGAALLEGSAAGALIKRLVPRARLLTPNIPEAEVLLGRSIGGVADMERAALDLLALGPRAVLLKGGHLEGDDLVDVLAEAGGGLRRYVGRRIATRSTHGTGCTLASAIAAGLAQGMDLGQAVERARAYLVRAIETAPGLGSGHGPLNHGHPLEARPGCG
- a CDS encoding ATP-binding protein, with translation MGAEPVSIDTRVRAEQVRVLARNLPFTALTGTAIALLAALGAAPVAGEMVWWWAGAFVAVAALRLVMVRFYWKVADRDRRPDFWGPYMAFNLALSGGMWLIFGLAAFTAHDSTHALFIAVILTGLTAASLASLSAYFPGQMAFALPTISGFIIPVAMSGERMMEILAVMAAVFLVVVTLSCRAAERVLAQSIRLRFENERLIGDLRRATAEAESANRAKSDFLAVMSHELRTPIASILGFVQLAVMAPTLARARTMLPKVGRAARHLLAIVDDILDISRIEAGKYALDLAPFDLDEVLGHVADLTRPLAEDKGVALSIQRAEGSPVHLVGDALRLGQILINLVGNAVKFTNRGTIRVNIRTLPIDDISLLLECEVADSGIGIPADRLEAIFEPFTQGNGSTTRRYGGTGLGLSVCRTLVEMMGGEITVESRPGQGSVFRFSALLGLAPAMAALAETESAEAVQSPDFKALAGRRVLLAEDNPQLAEIYSEFLGMNGIEVIRVDNGTQVVPRALDPAQRPDLILMDMEMPQMSGLDATRAIRAHLSRDELPIIGLTAHGFASARELCIAAGMNDQLVKPVDFQLLTRSIIRTLGAPPADAHG